The Deltaproteobacteria bacterium genomic interval TATGTGCCTTTTTCTCCCGGCCTTGCCGAGGGTAACAAGCTCGTGCTCGGCGTTTCCGATTCTGCCCACTGTCGCGGCGCAGTCCAAGTGAATAAGCCGTATTTCGCCGGAGGTTAATTTAATCTGGGCATAGGAGCCTTCCTTCGCAACGATCTGAGCGGAAGCCCCGGCAGCTCTCGCAATTTTACCGCCGCCCCCGGGCTTTAATTCTATGTTATGAACAATCGTACCCACCGGGATGAATTTAAGCGGCAGGGAGTTGCCGGCCGATACCTCTGCATTTTCCCCGCATACAACCGTGTCTCCGAGCTTTATGCCCTCGGGCGCGAGGATATATCTCTTCTCCCCGTCCGTATAGTTGAGCAGAGCAATCCTGGCCGAGCGGTTCGGATCGTACTCTATCGAAACAACCCTGGCGGGAACATCGTATTTATCCCTTTTAAAATCTATTTTTCTATAAAGCCTTTTATGTCCTCCGCCCCGCTGATAGCTCGTAATCCTGCCCTGCGAATTCCTTCCGCCCGTTTTCTTTACGGGGGAGGTGAGCGGTTTGTGCGGTCTTTCCGCGGTGATGTCGGCAAAGTCGGATCCCGACCTGAACCTTGTTCCCGGACTAGTGGGGTTGAATTTTTTAATACCCATTCCTAAACTCCCTCAAAAAACTCGATAACTCCTTCCTTGACATGAACATACGCCTTTTTAATCGAGGACTTTTGACCTGATATCCTCCCGAACTTTTTTACCTTTTTACCAGTAGTAACAAGGGTCCTGACCTTGCCTACCTTAACGTTAAATACCTTTTCGACAGCGTCCCTTATCTCGTTTTTAGTCGATCCCTTGTCGACCGAAAACACATACCAGCCGGACTCTCTTAAATCAGAGGATTTCTCGGTCACGAGCGGGCGCTTGATTATGTGCCTGGGGTCTTTCAATTTTTCAGAGTCTCCTGCGCACTTTTAATAGAATCTTCAGTCATAATTAATGCGTCATACTTTAAAATATCAAATACGT includes:
- the rplW gene encoding 50S ribosomal protein L23; the protein is MKDPRHIIKRPLVTEKSSDLRESGWYVFSVDKGSTKNEIRDAVEKVFNVKVGKVRTLVTTGKKVKKFGRISGQKSSIKKAYVHVKEGVIEFFEGV
- the rplB gene encoding 50S ribosomal protein L2, giving the protein MGIKKFNPTSPGTRFRSGSDFADITAERPHKPLTSPVKKTGGRNSQGRITSYQRGGGHKRLYRKIDFKRDKYDVPARVVSIEYDPNRSARIALLNYTDGEKRYILAPEGIKLGDTVVCGENAEVSAGNSLPLKFIPVGTIVHNIELKPGGGGKIARAAGASAQIVAKEGSYAQIKLTSGEIRLIHLDCAATVGRIGNAEHELVTLGKAGRKRHIGKRPHVRGVAMNPVDHPHGGGEGKATKGNPHPVSPWGWITIGYKTRKNKRTDKFIVKRRRIGYGMD